One Thermofilum pendens Hrk 5 DNA segment encodes these proteins:
- a CDS encoding geranylgeranylglycerol-phosphate geranylgeranyltransferase gives MKSSLPGALFQRVADWLRLLRAGNCAVVSLGAYTGYVAGRGGSLPQGVLVAASAALVAAWGNIVNDYFDLESDAISKPWRPLPSRRISPGSAVSASLPLLAAGLALGFLVSPLCGFTAVLASALLFLYSWRVKALGLPGNVLIAFLAALNVVYGALASPEPWRSLLPSAYAFLIILGREVLKGVEDLEGDAARGVKTVASTLGARAALRVSAVLLLAVVALSPLPLLSGYGALYALFAFGGVDAPIALALLKAGPEPRRAWIATRILKVPLLMGLLAFLVGGLA, from the coding sequence GTGAAGTCGAGCCTGCCTGGAGCGCTCTTCCAGCGCGTAGCCGACTGGCTGAGGCTCCTCAGGGCCGGGAACTGCGCGGTAGTATCGCTCGGAGCATACACGGGGTACGTGGCCGGGAGGGGTGGTAGCCTGCCTCAAGGAGTGCTCGTAGCCGCTTCTGCGGCGCTAGTCGCGGCTTGGGGGAACATAGTCAACGACTACTTCGACCTGGAGTCGGACGCTATAAGCAAGCCGTGGCGCCCGCTCCCGTCGCGCAGGATTTCGCCGGGCTCGGCTGTCTCGGCGTCGCTTCCCCTCCTAGCGGCTGGGCTGGCTCTGGGCTTCCTCGTCTCCCCTCTCTGCGGCTTCACTGCCGTGCTGGCCTCCGCGCTCCTCTTCCTCTACTCCTGGAGGGTCAAGGCCCTGGGTCTCCCGGGAAACGTGCTGATAGCCTTCCTCGCGGCCCTCAACGTGGTGTACGGCGCCTTGGCGTCCCCCGAGCCCTGGCGCTCCCTGCTACCCTCCGCCTACGCCTTCCTGATAATACTCGGGAGGGAGGTGCTTAAAGGCGTGGAGGACCTGGAGGGGGACGCCGCGAGGGGCGTGAAGACTGTGGCGTCGACGCTGGGGGCGAGGGCCGCGCTGAGGGTCTCCGCCGTGCTCCTCTTGGCGGTGGTGGCGCTGAGCCCCCTGCCGCTCCTGTCGGGCTACGGCGCTCTCTACGCTCTCTTCGCGTTCGGCGGCGTCGACGCGCCGATAGCGCTGGCGTTGCTCAAGGCGGGGCCCGAGCCGAGGAGGGCCTGGATCGCGACGAGGATACTCAAGGTCCCGTTGCTCATGGGGCTCCTCGCGTTCCTGGTGGGTGGGCTGGCTTGA
- a CDS encoding diacylglycerol/polyprenol kinase family protein: MKQETLRELRRKSIHVIPGVLAIPVVVWLGNPIATAIAAFFFALYAVHEAVLRLGLRVEVPIASHTFRVMARREELEGGYFTGTVYFWFSTLLIVALMEPHRAAASVMVSSFGDAAAAVVGREVGGPRLPFNRRKTLAGSAAMFLAAFASCLVAGVPLFPSLVASIVSTLAEAATTSSTLDELTVPAASALTLGLLA; encoded by the coding sequence TTGAAGCAGGAGACTCTCCGCGAGCTGAGGAGGAAGTCTATCCACGTTATACCGGGGGTCCTCGCGATACCCGTCGTCGTCTGGCTGGGCAACCCCATCGCCACGGCCATAGCGGCTTTCTTCTTCGCTCTCTACGCGGTCCACGAGGCTGTCCTGAGGCTCGGGCTACGCGTAGAGGTGCCCATAGCGTCCCACACCTTCAGGGTTATGGCTAGGAGGGAGGAGCTCGAAGGCGGCTACTTCACCGGGACCGTGTACTTTTGGTTCTCCACGCTGCTGATAGTAGCCCTCATGGAGCCCCACAGGGCGGCGGCATCAGTGATGGTGTCCAGCTTCGGCGACGCGGCAGCCGCCGTTGTAGGAAGGGAGGTGGGCGGGCCTAGGCTACCCTTCAACAGGAGGAAGACGCTCGCGGGCTCGGCTGCGATGTTCCTCGCCGCCTTCGCGTCGTGCCTCGTAGCCGGCGTACCGCTCTTCCCGTCGCTCGTAGCGTCGATCGTGTCCACGCTGGCAGAAGCCGCTACTACGAGCTCTACGCTGGACGAGCTAACGGTTCCCGCTGCGTCGGCGCTGACGCTCGGACTCCTAGCTTAG
- a CDS encoding carbohydrate ABC transporter permease, which produces MKKESLAALTLILPGMAAFLFFNVYPIFYSVFIAFTNAKLGNFPVQAPTAEPLRIVGLENFVWALSDEKFRTAFLWTWVFVATSVTLKVLTGIFLSVLYNSKYVRGRAIYRSLLIIPWALPLLFTITVWRFMFDPVVGPVNGVLRALGVANPPDWTTDITWGFIALNIIEVWLAYPFMLTVITAALQSVPYTLIEAAIVDGASYWQRLTKVIIPIVSKPIIFATILTSAASFQYFLVPFLFNGSLFEDRFLLLYGYKKAFGSAVPEYGKAAAILVIVTLVLAVYMFVNVKITRIQEGARK; this is translated from the coding sequence ATGAAGAAAGAGTCTCTTGCGGCTCTAACACTGATACTACCGGGTATGGCGGCGTTCCTCTTCTTCAACGTCTACCCGATCTTCTACTCGGTCTTCATAGCTTTTACCAACGCGAAGCTCGGGAACTTCCCCGTCCAGGCCCCCACCGCGGAGCCCCTAAGGATAGTGGGCTTGGAGAACTTCGTCTGGGCTCTGAGCGACGAGAAGTTCAGGACAGCGTTCCTGTGGACATGGGTCTTCGTAGCTACGAGCGTGACCCTGAAGGTTTTAACCGGTATTTTCCTCAGCGTTCTGTACAACAGCAAGTACGTTAGGGGGAGGGCTATCTACAGGTCCCTCTTGATAATCCCCTGGGCCCTGCCGCTTCTCTTCACGATAACGGTCTGGCGCTTCATGTTCGACCCCGTCGTGGGGCCGGTTAACGGCGTCCTGAGGGCTTTGGGAGTCGCAAACCCGCCTGACTGGACTACGGACATCACGTGGGGCTTTATAGCCCTCAACATCATCGAGGTGTGGCTAGCGTACCCGTTCATGCTGACGGTTATAACGGCCGCCCTGCAGTCGGTACCCTACACTCTGATCGAGGCCGCTATAGTGGACGGCGCGAGCTACTGGCAGAGGCTCACCAAGGTCATTATCCCCATAGTTAGCAAGCCGATAATCTTCGCGACTATACTGACCTCCGCGGCGAGCTTCCAGTACTTCCTGGTACCGTTCCTCTTCAACGGGAGCCTGTTCGAGGACAGGTTCCTGCTGCTCTACGGCTACAAGAAGGCTTTCGGCTCGGCGGTTCCGGAGTACGGCAAGGCGGCCGCTATCCTCGTGATAGTAACGCTCGTCCTCGCGGTGTACATGTTCGTGAACGTAAAGATAACGAGGATCCAGGAGGGTGCCAGGAAATGA
- a CDS encoding ABC transporter permease subunit → MRAQQKARRSDFFKSAVLTLLALVVMGVLLFPVYYMFMVSLKPVGTLATTSLEVIPSKVTLDNYLEILVGHYEATLDVKSFALRAQNATISDALNRYEVDLYDGVVAGDYPVKFTLSNAKILERRGGQERGERDATIIVGGDYLKVGADSAETITAARRLTVEARKIVVKVSGPGGAPLDLSKFREVAPGVYEAENARLYLEDGGRISAEKCTVETTSFSYIRLAKVGGEIWGYMSRSLIIASLTVVLTLLFVVPSAYAFSRLKFFGKGHILYSYLMFTQVAGGLGIAGLVALYGMLVRLNLVNNIFVLPVIYAAGSVPFNTWLLKGYLDSISPDFDEAALVDGASYAQIIGQVLVPMALPGIATVAIFSFIGGWTELILANLLLNQENHPLTVYIYVLLTNLRNVSWNQFAAAALIFALPVVVMFLLAQNYVRSGLTMGGLKE, encoded by the coding sequence ATGAGGGCGCAGCAGAAGGCTAGGAGGAGCGACTTCTTCAAAAGCGCGGTGCTGACGCTGCTCGCGCTCGTCGTTATGGGCGTACTGCTCTTCCCCGTTTACTACATGTTCATGGTCTCGCTTAAACCCGTTGGAACCCTAGCCACTACGAGCCTCGAGGTAATTCCGAGCAAGGTTACGCTCGACAACTACCTAGAGATACTCGTGGGTCACTACGAGGCGACGCTGGACGTGAAGAGCTTCGCGCTCCGCGCCCAGAACGCCACGATATCGGATGCCCTGAACCGCTACGAGGTCGACCTGTATGACGGAGTCGTGGCCGGCGACTACCCCGTGAAGTTTACTCTAAGCAACGCTAAGATTCTGGAGAGGAGGGGAGGACAGGAGAGAGGTGAGAGGGACGCCACGATAATAGTCGGCGGGGACTACCTGAAGGTGGGCGCGGACTCCGCGGAGACGATAACGGCGGCTAGAAGGCTGACGGTTGAAGCGAGGAAAATCGTCGTGAAGGTCAGTGGTCCCGGCGGAGCGCCCCTCGACCTCTCGAAGTTCAGAGAGGTGGCTCCGGGCGTCTACGAGGCGGAGAACGCCAGGCTGTACCTGGAGGACGGGGGGAGGATCTCGGCGGAGAAGTGCACCGTTGAGACTACCAGTTTCAGCTACATAAGGCTGGCGAAGGTCGGGGGAGAGATATGGGGCTACATGAGTAGGAGCCTGATAATCGCAAGCCTAACGGTGGTTCTAACCCTGCTCTTCGTGGTGCCGTCCGCCTACGCGTTTTCGAGGCTCAAGTTCTTCGGGAAGGGGCACATACTCTACTCTTACCTCATGTTCACGCAGGTAGCGGGAGGACTGGGGATAGCCGGGCTCGTAGCCCTGTACGGCATGCTCGTTAGGCTCAACCTGGTGAACAACATCTTCGTGCTACCGGTGATCTACGCGGCGGGGAGCGTCCCGTTCAACACGTGGCTCCTCAAGGGGTACCTGGACTCCATAAGCCCGGATTTCGACGAAGCCGCCCTCGTAGACGGGGCGAGCTACGCGCAGATCATAGGGCAGGTCCTAGTGCCGATGGCGCTACCGGGTATAGCGACGGTCGCAATCTTCTCCTTCATCGGGGGGTGGACGGAGCTCATACTTGCGAACCTGCTGCTCAACCAGGAGAACCACCCCTTGACCGTCTACATCTACGTGTTGCTCACCAACCTCAGGAACGTGTCCTGGAACCAGTTCGCGGCCGCCGCTCTGATCTTCGCCCTCCCCGTCGTAGTGATGTTCCTGCTGGCCCAGAACTACGTCAGAAGCGGGTTGACGATGGGAGGACTAAAAGAGTAA